From a region of the Acidimicrobiales bacterium genome:
- a CDS encoding amino acid ABC transporter permease, with protein MKENLFSSPFNSVLTVVTTIILLAIFRGFLSFIFNPVRQWDSTATNMQLFMTRAYPDEQYIRVWFCVAVLLILTGLSLAVWQAGSTVPVAVLGRKLLAIGALLALLALLAPFSASATVQWLVAALAVAAVGETIRRFAVRGENERTVSSLTVLVVTLAGLVSSLWVVPYGHHTYIAKRDPRVLAEPGTVAMTTKLPWTIMLLIVVAAYFAGRLMRNRLPTNPTRATLLVLWLLAPFFLTYLVLRDPDFDMGHVFSTDLPIFLVYAVGGAALLSWLTRPSTGEIGRIVAVLILVAGFCTFLTPMRQVVRLDMLLLATFALAAPTFAGGPQARRRYIFGWLGILGVMSWLITSINTPSTVTVPGGFFIGGFSITLFIAFIALVISFPLGIALALARTSTMPIFRQLATGFIEVVRGIPLITVLIFFSIMVPLFLPRGMHLGEVAAVAIGYVLFSSAYLAENVRGGLQSITRGQHEAAEAVGMTTAQKTVFIVLPQALRVSIPPLVGHCIGVFKETSLLAIIGVFDLLYIGRIVIPGQTEFMGSTRENLFFVSVIYWIFAYQMSKASQRLERRTGLGER; from the coding sequence GTGAAGGAGAACCTCTTCTCGAGCCCCTTCAACTCCGTGCTGACCGTTGTCACCACAATCATCCTGTTGGCAATCTTCCGTGGCTTCCTGTCGTTCATTTTCAATCCGGTCCGCCAGTGGGACAGCACGGCCACCAACATGCAGCTGTTCATGACCCGGGCCTACCCCGATGAGCAGTACATCCGAGTCTGGTTTTGCGTCGCCGTCCTCCTCATCCTCACAGGCCTGTCGCTGGCTGTATGGCAGGCCGGCTCGACGGTGCCGGTGGCGGTGCTCGGACGCAAGCTTCTGGCCATCGGCGCCCTTCTCGCTCTCCTCGCCCTCCTCGCTCCGTTCAGCGCCTCGGCCACCGTCCAGTGGCTGGTCGCCGCTCTGGCCGTGGCCGCCGTCGGCGAGACCATCCGTCGCTTCGCCGTTAGAGGCGAAAACGAACGAACGGTCAGTTCGCTGACAGTGCTGGTGGTCACCCTGGCCGGGTTGGTGAGCTCGTTGTGGGTGGTCCCCTACGGCCACCACACCTACATCGCGAAGCGCGATCCGAGGGTGTTGGCCGAACCGGGCACAGTGGCAATGACCACCAAGTTGCCGTGGACGATCATGCTGCTCATCGTCGTGGCGGCGTACTTCGCGGGACGCCTGATGCGAAATCGCCTCCCGACCAATCCGACCCGGGCCACCCTCCTGGTGCTCTGGCTCCTAGCGCCATTCTTCCTCACCTACCTGGTGCTGCGGGACCCAGATTTCGACATGGGCCACGTGTTCAGCACCGACCTGCCAATCTTCCTCGTCTACGCAGTCGGCGGCGCTGCCCTACTCTCGTGGCTCACCCGCCCATCGACCGGCGAAATCGGTCGAATTGTCGCCGTGCTGATCCTGGTGGCCGGCTTCTGCACGTTCCTGACACCGATGCGACAGGTCGTACGACTCGACATGCTCCTACTGGCCACCTTCGCTCTGGCGGCACCAACGTTCGCAGGCGGACCCCAGGCCCGGAGGCGCTACATCTTCGGCTGGTTGGGCATCCTGGGCGTGATGTCGTGGCTGATCACCTCGATCAACACCCCGTCAACCGTCACGGTCCCGGGGGGTTTCTTCATCGGTGGCTTCTCGATCACCCTGTTCATCGCGTTCATCGCCCTCGTAATCTCGTTCCCCCTCGGAATTGCTCTGGCGCTGGCTCGCACATCGACCATGCCCATCTTCCGGCAGTTGGCGACCGGGTTCATCGAGGTTGTGCGAGGCATACCGCTGATCACGGTCCTGATCTTCTTCTCGATAATGGTGCCTCTCTTCCTTCCCAGAGGGATGCACCTAGGCGAAGTCGCCGCTGTGGCCATTGGCTACGTCCTGTTTTCTTCGGCCTACCTGGCCGAGAACGTGCGGGGTGGCCTGCAGTCGATAACCCGGGGACAGCACGAGGCGGCCGAGGCAGTCGGCATGACCACCGCCCAAAAGACGGTGTTCATCGTCCTCCCTCAGGCCCTACGAGTTTCCATCCCACCGTTGGTGGGACACTGCATCGGAGTGTTCAAGGAGACCTCGCTGCTGGCCATCATCGGAGTGTTCGACCTGCTCTACATTGGACGGATCGTCATTCCCGGACAGACCGAGTTCATGGGCAGCACCAGAGAAAACCTCTTCTTCGTGTCGGTGATCTACTGGATCTTCGCCTACCAAATGTCCAAGGCCAGCCAGCGTCTCGAACGGCGCACCGGGCTGGGCGAGCGCTAA
- a CDS encoding ABC transporter permease subunit (The N-terminal region of this protein, as described by TIGR01726, is a three transmembrane segment that identifies a subfamily of ABC transporter permease subunits, which specificities that include histidine, arginine, glutamine, glutamate, L-cystine (sic), the opines (in Agrobacterium) octopine and nopaline, etc.), producing the protein MTATTTQERVSQRVPLWRDVVVLKWVTQVVLLFVVLGTMWFLASQAGDNLRARNINTDFDFLERPVDIQISEGIDTHPDTGGRALWAAMVNTLRLSIAGIFFATILGVIVGLARLSDNWLVRRIATSWVEVLRNIPLLVQMVIYYSVMTAAFPKLGLQTGPINGWLHVSNKGISMPRVHIADGFYQWAVVMLVGVVAAHFVRRHRQRIQDETGANTSPILWALGTIALFGLIGLFVHPAFSWLGSVFSAVADLLDSLPVAVPQLLFSAMAVGGATVWIRRFVSDHRSARGHLSLTDDDWFRIAFTAVASLAVVFLVVRWSGLSAWTLNSGRDLFEVLADKFNVDGAARPFDAMRPDIVQKGKFPNYGKNGLTMSIGFASVFFAVVFYTSAFIGENVRGGILAVPKGQTEAAKAVGLRRGQILRHVVLPQALRVILPPTGNQYLNLTKNTSLAVAVGMSDMVQVGTTVFNQTGRTLPVVAIWMLFYLSCSLTISVVVNWFNVRMKLVER; encoded by the coding sequence ATGACGGCCACCACCACCCAAGAGCGGGTTTCTCAGCGAGTACCGCTGTGGCGCGACGTCGTCGTTCTCAAGTGGGTGACACAGGTTGTGCTGCTGTTCGTGGTGCTCGGAACGATGTGGTTCCTTGCCAGTCAAGCCGGGGACAACCTTCGGGCACGAAACATCAATACCGACTTCGACTTCCTCGAACGCCCCGTCGACATCCAGATCAGTGAGGGAATCGACACTCACCCGGACACGGGCGGGCGGGCTCTATGGGCCGCCATGGTCAACACCCTGCGTCTATCCATTGCAGGCATCTTCTTCGCCACGATCCTGGGCGTGATTGTCGGCCTGGCCCGGCTGTCTGACAACTGGCTGGTGCGCCGCATTGCCACCTCGTGGGTCGAGGTATTGCGGAACATTCCGCTGCTGGTGCAGATGGTCATCTACTACTCGGTTATGACAGCCGCTTTTCCCAAGCTCGGCCTACAAACCGGACCCATCAACGGCTGGCTGCATGTGTCCAACAAGGGCATCTCGATGCCACGAGTCCACATAGCCGATGGTTTCTACCAGTGGGCGGTCGTGATGCTCGTCGGTGTGGTGGCCGCTCACTTCGTCCGCCGTCACCGTCAACGAATTCAGGACGAGACCGGCGCCAACACCTCGCCGATCCTGTGGGCGCTCGGAACGATCGCCCTGTTCGGGCTGATCGGCCTGTTCGTCCACCCTGCGTTCTCCTGGCTGGGCTCCGTCTTCAGTGCCGTCGCTGACCTGCTCGACTCGCTTCCCGTCGCCGTCCCACAGTTGCTGTTCTCCGCCATGGCTGTCGGCGGTGCCACCGTTTGGATCCGCCGTTTCGTTTCCGACCACCGCAGTGCCCGCGGACACCTCTCGCTCACCGACGACGACTGGTTCCGGATTGCCTTTACCGCTGTGGCCTCACTGGCCGTCGTCTTCCTGGTGGTTCGCTGGTCCGGCCTTTCAGCCTGGACCCTCAACAGCGGCCGCGACTTGTTCGAGGTCCTAGCCGACAAGTTCAACGTCGACGGTGCAGCCCGCCCATTCGACGCCATGCGCCCCGACATCGTCCAGAAGGGCAAATTCCCCAACTACGGGAAGAACGGTCTGACGATGTCGATTGGCTTCGCCTCGGTGTTCTTCGCTGTCGTGTTCTACACGTCTGCCTTCATCGGCGAAAACGTCCGAGGCGGCATCCTGGCCGTGCCCAAGGGTCAGACCGAGGCGGCCAAGGCTGTCGGTCTCCGCCGGGGACAGATCCTCCGCCACGTGGTACTTCCTCAGGCTCTCCGGGTCATCCTGCCCCCGACCGGCAACCAGTACCTGAACCTGACCAAGAACACCTCGCTGGCCGTCGCCGTCGGCATGAGCGACATGGTCCAGGTCGGTACCACGGTGTTCAACCAGACCGGCCGGACACTCCCCGTGGTGGCCATCTGGATGCTCTTCTACCTGAGCTGTTCGCTAACCATCTCGGTGGTCGTCAACTGGTTCAACGTCCGCATGAAACTGGTGGAGCGGTAG